The proteins below come from a single Flavobacterium lindanitolerans genomic window:
- a CDS encoding helix-turn-helix transcriptional regulator has translation MILPILNIEKFRAGQLAGKDELLFNELHGERHIDEPHKHDFFSILLFEKGEGNHTIDSVEYEIKNSQVHLLFPGQLHKWNIKSGTIGYQLMAERTFFEQFAPYFRFSITDYQNHPVFELENSTFNSLLYEFKAVKEELQKTDSQNHIIYLRAAIIASLVSNEAEKLLSTLKAYESNPRLAKFNTLVDQFFKEQKQVAFYANELHVSANYLNILCRKHLKASATQLIQQRVSTESKRLLSNTNLSIKEIAFELGFADHAYFSNFFKSQTGMTPSAFREKR, from the coding sequence ATGATATTACCTATACTCAACATCGAAAAGTTCCGTGCGGGGCAACTAGCCGGTAAGGATGAACTTTTGTTTAATGAGCTTCATGGAGAAAGGCATATTGACGAACCGCATAAACATGACTTTTTTTCGATATTACTTTTTGAAAAAGGAGAAGGGAATCATACGATTGATTCGGTTGAATACGAAATAAAAAATAGCCAGGTTCATTTGCTTTTTCCGGGACAGTTGCATAAATGGAATATCAAATCAGGTACAATTGGTTATCAGTTAATGGCGGAGCGGACATTTTTTGAACAGTTTGCACCCTATTTCCGATTTTCGATTACTGACTATCAGAATCATCCTGTGTTTGAGTTGGAAAATTCTACGTTTAACAGTTTGCTATATGAATTCAAGGCTGTTAAAGAAGAATTACAAAAAACCGATTCCCAAAATCATATCATTTACCTGCGTGCTGCTATCATTGCCAGCTTAGTTAGCAATGAAGCCGAAAAGTTGTTGTCAACACTTAAAGCTTATGAGTCTAATCCAAGATTGGCAAAATTCAATACGCTAGTTGACCAATTTTTTAAAGAACAGAAGCAGGTAGCCTTTTATGCAAATGAATTACATGTTTCTGCCAATTACCTAAACATTCTTTGCAGAAAGCATTTAAAGGCTTCTGCTACACAACTGATTCAACAGCGAGTCAGTACAGAATCCAAACGTTTGTTGAGCAATACCAATCTTTCTATCAAAGAAATAGCCTTTGAATTGGGTTTTGCTGACCATGCTTATTTTTCTAATTTTTTTAAAAGCCAGACAGGAATGACTCCCAGTGCATTTAGAGAAAAGAGATAA
- a CDS encoding ankyrin repeat domain-containing protein, giving the protein MKGILLMAMIAVTASCPSLTQTTQEMNQNVLELVQKNDVNGMTKALENGANANTADTNKNSLLLIATRNGQTEMAKLLIKHGADVNQQSDNLDSAFLYAGASGQTELVQLYLDNGARFDLFNQYNGTALIPACERGHVETVRLLANTKNFPIDHVNRLGWTALMEAIVLGNGSKKYQEIIQILKDAGSRLDIPDSDGVSPLQHAKNRGFKEIVAILQ; this is encoded by the coding sequence ATGAAAGGTATACTTTTAATGGCAATGATAGCAGTAACTGCTTCTTGCCCTTCTTTAACTCAAACAACTCAAGAAATGAATCAGAATGTTTTAGAATTAGTGCAGAAAAATGATGTAAATGGAATGACAAAAGCACTAGAAAATGGAGCTAATGCAAATACAGCCGATACTAATAAAAATTCGTTGTTATTAATTGCAACCAGAAACGGACAGACAGAAATGGCAAAGTTGCTGATAAAACACGGAGCTGATGTCAACCAGCAGTCGGATAATTTGGATAGCGCTTTTTTATATGCAGGTGCAAGCGGACAAACAGAATTGGTACAGCTGTATTTAGACAATGGAGCACGCTTTGATCTTTTTAACCAATATAATGGAACGGCACTTATTCCGGCTTGCGAACGCGGACATGTGGAAACCGTCAGATTATTAGCAAATACTAAAAATTTTCCAATAGACCATGTCAACCGTTTAGGCTGGACAGCTTTGATGGAAGCAATTGTGTTAGGAAATGGCAGCAAAAAATACCAGGAAATTATTCAAATTTTAAAAGATGCCGGATCCCGTTTGGATATTCCGGATAGTGATGGCGTAAGTCCTTTGCAGCATGCCAAGAATAGAGGCTTTAAAGAGATTGTAGCCATATTGCAGTAA
- a CDS encoding T9SS type A sorting domain-containing protein, which translates to MKKNYLLFFLLCFFNLSAQNGTYYLSNLLTSPHNFTNLNDAINYLNSQSTPSTLIMNANIGLTSDLTITEKISLKFQNGFKVTIPNGTILTLNCPIDAGIFQIFDTSVSGKTNGYPLIEQAYPEWWHKPNDFYWTEAIQSAVDFYPKVFFSSKSTPYEISKSIALDLSRNDQAGYILTGVGRSSAFSNYTSQTPEFIFKCVNIPATGYLGGLKFENLNFYCYNAIAIESPGGFGSMDESSPIQNVKINNCRFYQQISNSNPSVISNNNVAISFRKVFDSEISNNYIIGFGTGIKFQGSDINTIHDNRVMNFYHYAICDLAFGTFGSQNTIIHNDLLGYKGDQNKGAFIKSTSRHIIIRDNYLENQPSTQNPQHPNSRIYSYIDCSKRNLTPGTDYYPGEFTKIIDITGNRSDVENNTCTNYIYFIDEKFKSLNLVESPNISAYTLGSTFCTYETSNPVSHILLQMDNINRWDKVINIQSESFKGWENFSSSRYFADASNGDLLISPKNFSHTIVQGQYEMQRFNSRGLMLQKDQAIFVQINQKDSTNLSFGSLPKKLNFKIKVRNYRKTAQDPLDTNNNDLYFSIKTSTVEMPLPLYWTNIEIPDGDNFSTLSVTIPYPFSNAASNQVPADYFDPSKIYYISIAARNSTKEIREMILEAVPPVSSAKQKEKEEEGKDLKSDETEDETTEEIQRIIVNNEIKTYPNPVKDKITFDIKEGDSLKAVELYDTNGKFIQNLTNKITENSVDISTLESGTYFVKIISLSTTSKTIIKK; encoded by the coding sequence ATGAAAAAAAATTACCTCTTATTCTTCTTACTCTGTTTTTTTAATTTATCAGCGCAAAACGGCACTTATTACCTGAGCAACTTGCTGACTTCACCGCATAATTTTACAAATCTAAATGACGCTATTAATTATTTGAATTCACAATCAACTCCATCTACATTAATAATGAATGCCAATATTGGCCTAACGTCAGACCTTACGATAACCGAAAAGATTTCTTTAAAATTTCAAAATGGTTTTAAAGTAACAATTCCGAATGGAACTATCTTAACACTAAACTGTCCAATAGATGCAGGTATTTTTCAAATTTTTGATACATCTGTCAGTGGAAAAACAAATGGTTATCCTTTAATAGAACAAGCTTATCCGGAATGGTGGCATAAGCCAAACGATTTTTATTGGACAGAAGCCATTCAAAGCGCTGTCGATTTTTATCCAAAAGTTTTCTTTTCCAGCAAAAGCACTCCTTATGAAATATCAAAATCTATTGCTCTCGATCTTAGCAGAAACGACCAAGCAGGTTATATACTGACAGGTGTCGGACGCAGTTCAGCTTTCAGCAACTATACATCCCAGACACCTGAATTTATTTTTAAATGCGTCAATATACCTGCTACAGGGTATCTTGGCGGACTTAAATTTGAAAACCTGAACTTTTATTGCTACAATGCAATCGCTATCGAATCACCGGGAGGTTTTGGTTCGATGGATGAAAGCTCACCTATCCAAAATGTAAAGATCAATAATTGTCGTTTTTATCAACAAATCAGTAATAGTAATCCCAGTGTTATAAGCAACAACAATGTTGCTATTTCTTTTAGAAAAGTATTTGATTCGGAAATTTCAAATAATTACATTATCGGGTTCGGAACCGGAATCAAGTTTCAGGGTTCCGATATTAATACAATCCATGATAACAGGGTTATGAATTTTTATCACTATGCCATCTGCGATTTGGCTTTCGGTACTTTTGGCTCTCAAAACACTATCATACACAATGATTTATTAGGTTATAAAGGCGACCAAAACAAAGGAGCTTTTATAAAATCAACTTCCCGACACATCATTATCCGTGACAATTATCTTGAAAACCAACCTTCTACTCAAAATCCTCAACATCCTAACAGTAGAATTTATTCCTATATTGACTGCTCTAAACGCAACTTGACTCCTGGCACAGATTACTATCCTGGTGAATTCACAAAAATTATCGATATTACCGGAAATAGAAGTGATGTTGAAAATAATACCTGCACTAACTATATCTACTTTATAGATGAAAAATTCAAGAGCTTGAATTTGGTCGAATCACCTAACATATCTGCTTATACGTTAGGCTCTACCTTCTGTACATATGAAACAAGCAATCCTGTATCCCATATTCTCTTACAGATGGACAATATTAACCGATGGGATAAGGTCATTAACATACAAAGCGAATCCTTTAAAGGTTGGGAAAACTTTTCGTCTTCACGATATTTCGCAGATGCTTCCAATGGAGATCTCCTAATTTCTCCAAAAAACTTTTCTCACACGATCGTACAGGGTCAGTATGAAATGCAAAGATTTAATTCCAGAGGACTTATGCTACAGAAAGACCAGGCTATTTTTGTACAAATTAACCAAAAAGACAGTACTAATCTTTCTTTTGGAAGTTTGCCAAAAAAATTAAATTTTAAAATCAAGGTTCGCAATTATAGAAAAACAGCCCAGGATCCGCTTGACACCAATAACAACGATCTTTATTTCAGTATCAAAACCAGTACTGTAGAAATGCCTCTTCCGTTGTATTGGACCAATATTGAAATTCCTGACGGAGATAACTTCTCAACTTTAAGTGTTACTATTCCTTATCCTTTTTCAAATGCAGCTTCTAATCAGGTACCAGCAGATTATTTCGATCCTAGCAAAATCTATTATATTTCGATTGCAGCACGAAATTCCACAAAAGAAATTAGAGAAATGATATTAGAAGCTGTTCCACCGGTATCTTCTGCAAAACAAAAAGAAAAGGAAGAAGAAGGGAAAGATTTAAAAAGCGATGAAACAGAAGATGAAACTACTGAAGAAATACAACGCATCATTGTAAACAATGAAATAAAAACGTACCCAAATCCGGTTAAGGACAAAATTACTTTTGATATTAAAGAAGGTGATTCTTTAAAAGCTGTAGAACTATATGACACTAATGGAAAGTTCATACAAAACCTGACCAATAAAATAACCGAGAATTCCGTAGATATTAGCACACTGGAAAGCGGAACTTACTTTGTAAAAATCATCAGCCTTTCTACTACTTCAAAAACTATTATCAAAAAATAA
- a CDS encoding PH domain-containing protein — translation MGLFSALLGNAGAVSQDELQKKYGQLLTEGESIELGFKLLRDTFIFTNKRLILIDVQGLTGSKTEYKSIAYKAISRFSIETAGTFELDAELKIWVSSEANPSIKKQFNKSVNVYEVQKVLAHHVLK, via the coding sequence ATGGGATTATTTTCGGCATTATTAGGCAACGCAGGTGCGGTAAGCCAGGACGAACTTCAAAAAAAATACGGGCAGCTTCTAACAGAAGGTGAGTCAATAGAATTGGGCTTTAAGCTGCTTCGTGATACATTTATATTTACTAATAAAAGATTAATCCTGATTGACGTGCAGGGACTTACCGGGAGTAAGACCGAATACAAGTCTATTGCCTATAAAGCCATCAGCCGCTTTAGCATAGAAACAGCAGGAACTTTTGAATTGGATGCCGAATTAAAAATTTGGGTGTCCAGCGAAGCCAATCCAAGTATTAAAAAACAGTTTAATAAATCGGTTAATGTCTATGAAGTGCAGAAAGTATTGGCACATCATGTGTTAAAATAA
- a CDS encoding DUF4339 domain-containing protein encodes MKKYYLNRGDENLGPFSLEDLREHRISPETMVWFIGLEGWTPARNVRELRPLFESIPGHELTSSQGVEKYYISKMEKESFFLKHIDKFLLLFLFALAVGIIMFLLELNL; translated from the coding sequence ATGAAAAAGTATTATTTGAACAGGGGAGACGAAAATCTGGGCCCTTTTAGTCTGGAAGATTTGAGAGAACATAGGATATCCCCTGAAACAATGGTATGGTTTATAGGGCTTGAGGGCTGGACACCTGCTAGAAACGTTAGGGAACTGCGTCCTCTGTTTGAGAGTATTCCCGGTCATGAGCTCACAAGTAGCCAGGGCGTTGAAAAATATTATATTTCTAAAATGGAAAAAGAATCCTTTTTCCTCAAGCATATCGATAAATTTTTGTTGCTCTTCCTTTTTGCCCTTGCTGTGGGTATCATCATGTTTTTACTGGAATTAAATCTGTAA
- a CDS encoding GYF domain-containing protein, translated as MKKYYINSGEQNLGPFDLNDLKSKGIGRDTLIWFFGISRGSRVRNMSELKELFRANRDKRKEGFRKSMNDETASFLKDRLLLFVALGLILGFGILFYSFYITSSISKDEQRSYNELQLSRELFWRERSADNDEAIGIALSGQESLLTSDENGAAAKRMTQIEIELDMATQNLEAAKQELLGAKSFQFLRMTDDRKEEIEEANKKIQVWKEEIRTLEVEMEQLQKVPHLASLAE; from the coding sequence ATGAAAAAGTATTACATAAATAGTGGGGAACAAAATCTGGGTCCTTTTGATTTGAATGATTTGAAATCAAAAGGAATTGGCAGAGATACGCTGATTTGGTTCTTTGGTATAAGTCGTGGCTCCAGGGTCAGAAACATGTCGGAATTAAAAGAGCTTTTTCGGGCAAACCGGGATAAAAGGAAAGAAGGGTTCCGCAAATCTATGAATGACGAAACAGCTTCTTTTTTAAAGGACCGGCTGTTGCTTTTTGTAGCATTGGGACTGATTCTTGGATTTGGGATCTTGTTTTATAGTTTTTATATTACAAGTAGCATTTCTAAAGACGAACAGCGAAGTTATAATGAATTGCAGTTATCCAGAGAGTTATTCTGGAGAGAGCGTTCAGCCGATAATGATGAGGCAATAGGGATTGCCTTGTCCGGACAGGAAAGTTTATTAACGTCAGATGAAAACGGAGCTGCGGCCAAAAGGATGACGCAAATAGAAATCGAACTGGATATGGCAACACAAAATCTGGAGGCAGCAAAACAAGAGCTTTTAGGAGCCAAATCTTTCCAGTTTTTAAGGATGACTGATGACAGGAAAGAAGAGATTGAAGAAGCAAACAAAAAAATACAGGTCTGGAAGGAAGAAATCCGAACCTTAGAGGTAGAGATGGAGCAATTGCAAAAAGTTCCTCATCTGGCCAGCTTAGCAGAATGA
- a CDS encoding aminotransferase class I/II-fold pyridoxal phosphate-dependent enzyme: MVKDLFERIQQNKGPLGKWASQAEGYYVFPKLEGDLGPRMKFHGKDILNWSLNDYLGLANHPEVRKVDTEAAAQFGAAYPMGARMMSGHTKYHEQLENELAAFVMKEAAYLLNFGYQGMVSIIDALVTKNDIIVYDVDSHACIIDGVRLHMGKRFTYKHNDLESMEKNLQRATKMAMETGGGILFITEGVFGMRGQQGKLKEIVAMKEKYNFRLLVDDAHGFGTLGKTGAGAGEEQGCQDGIDVYFSTFAKSMANIGAFVAADKDIIDYLKYNLRSQMFAKALPMIQTIGSLKRLELLRNSSEIKDKLWENVNALQNGLKNRGFNIGDTNTCITPVYLEGSIPEAMVMVNDLRENYGIFLSIVVYPVIPKGIILLRMIPTASHTMEDIEETLAAFEAIREKLVNGTYKEIAARTTVDVSDER, from the coding sequence ATGGTAAAAGATTTATTCGAAAGAATACAGCAAAATAAAGGTCCTCTTGGAAAATGGGCTTCACAGGCAGAAGGATATTATGTATTTCCTAAGTTGGAAGGTGATTTGGGACCGAGAATGAAATTTCATGGGAAGGATATTTTGAACTGGAGTCTTAACGATTATTTAGGGTTGGCAAACCATCCTGAAGTACGCAAAGTAGATACTGAAGCGGCGGCGCAATTTGGAGCAGCCTATCCGATGGGAGCGCGTATGATGAGTGGCCACACCAAATATCACGAGCAGTTAGAAAATGAATTGGCAGCTTTCGTAATGAAAGAGGCCGCATATCTTTTAAATTTTGGCTACCAGGGAATGGTGTCTATTATTGACGCATTGGTAACCAAAAACGATATCATTGTGTATGACGTAGATTCACATGCCTGTATTATTGACGGTGTTCGTCTTCACATGGGTAAGCGTTTTACTTATAAGCACAATGATTTGGAAAGCATGGAGAAAAACCTGCAACGTGCTACAAAAATGGCTATGGAAACAGGAGGAGGCATTCTTTTCATTACGGAAGGTGTTTTTGGAATGAGAGGACAGCAAGGAAAACTGAAAGAAATTGTAGCAATGAAAGAAAAATACAATTTCCGTCTTTTGGTTGATGATGCACATGGTTTTGGTACGCTTGGAAAAACAGGAGCCGGAGCAGGAGAAGAGCAGGGCTGTCAAGATGGAATAGATGTGTATTTCTCTACATTCGCAAAATCAATGGCAAATATTGGGGCATTTGTTGCGGCAGATAAAGATATTATTGACTATTTGAAATACAACCTGCGTTCGCAGATGTTTGCTAAGGCACTGCCAATGATTCAGACTATTGGTTCCTTAAAGCGTCTGGAATTGCTTCGTAATTCATCTGAAATTAAAGACAAGCTTTGGGAAAATGTGAATGCCCTTCAAAACGGCTTGAAAAACAGAGGATTTAATATTGGCGATACCAACACTTGTATTACTCCGGTGTATTTGGAAGGAAGCATTCCGGAAGCAATGGTAATGGTAAACGATTTGAGAGAAAACTACGGTATTTTCTTGTCAATTGTTGTATATCCTGTAATTCCAAAAGGTATCATCCTGTTGAGAATGATTCCTACGGCTTCCCATACTATGGAAGATATAGAGGAAACATTAGCTGCATTTGAAGCTATACGCGAAAAACTGGTTAACGGTACATATAAAGAAATCGCAGCCAGAACTACGGTCGATGTAAGCGACGAAAGATAA
- a CDS encoding GTP cyclohydrolase, producing MITIKEANTKALLLDYVKFPFSLYKGNKYWVPPIINDELETFDKDKNPAFASAEAKFYLAYRNNTIVGRIAAIINWNEVNDQDKKKVRFGWFDVIDDIEVTKALMEKVYEFGREHQLEYVEGPVGFSNLDKVGVLTEGFDQISTMITWYNLPYYKEHFEKLGMKVEKEYVESKFSFTNINPETFIKANELIKQRYQLKPLNFTKTKDIMPYVDKMFDLFNKSYANLSSFVAITDIQKEYFKKKYISFINPELIKFIVDKDDNIIAFSIVMPSFSEALQKAKGKIFPFGIFHLLKARKHSKDMIFYLIGIDPEYQNKGVTAIVFNEYYKTFKEKNVQTCYRTPELVDNVAIHNIWKHFDPIIHKRRCTYVQNL from the coding sequence ATGATAACAATTAAAGAAGCTAATACCAAAGCCCTGCTTTTGGACTATGTAAAATTTCCATTTTCCTTATACAAAGGCAACAAATACTGGGTTCCGCCTATCATAAACGATGAGCTCGAAACTTTTGACAAAGATAAAAACCCGGCTTTTGCAAGTGCCGAGGCCAAGTTTTATCTTGCTTATAGAAACAATACAATCGTTGGCAGAATTGCAGCCATTATCAACTGGAATGAAGTAAACGACCAGGATAAGAAAAAAGTGCGTTTCGGCTGGTTTGACGTAATTGACGATATCGAAGTGACCAAAGCATTAATGGAAAAAGTTTATGAATTTGGACGCGAACACCAACTCGAATATGTTGAAGGCCCTGTAGGTTTTTCCAATCTGGATAAGGTAGGCGTACTGACCGAAGGTTTTGACCAAATCAGCACAATGATTACCTGGTATAACCTGCCTTATTATAAAGAACATTTTGAAAAGTTAGGAATGAAAGTTGAAAAAGAATATGTTGAGAGCAAATTCTCTTTCACTAACATCAACCCTGAAACTTTTATAAAAGCAAACGAACTAATCAAGCAGCGATACCAGCTTAAACCTTTAAACTTTACCAAAACCAAAGACATCATGCCCTATGTTGACAAGATGTTTGACCTGTTTAACAAGTCTTATGCAAACCTGTCTTCATTTGTGGCAATAACTGATATTCAGAAAGAATATTTCAAAAAAAAATACATCAGTTTTATCAATCCTGAACTGATTAAATTTATTGTTGACAAAGACGATAATATAATTGCCTTTAGCATTGTAATGCCTTCTTTTTCTGAAGCACTACAAAAAGCGAAAGGAAAGATTTTCCCTTTTGGTATTTTTCATCTGCTTAAAGCCCGGAAGCACAGCAAAGACATGATTTTTTACCTGATAGGGATTGATCCGGAATACCAGAACAAAGGTGTAACGGCTATTGTTTTTAACGAATATTACAAAACCTTTAAAGAAAAGAATGTACAGACGTGTTACAGAACTCCTGAATTAGTTGACAATGTTGCCATTCATAATATCTGGAAACATTTTGATCCGATTATTCACAAAAGAAGATGTACTTATGTACAAAACCTATAG